From Nicotiana tabacum cultivar K326 chromosome 20, ASM71507v2, whole genome shotgun sequence, one genomic window encodes:
- the LOC107819547 gene encoding uncharacterized protein LOC107819547 isoform X2 → MGKKRKSLATSLDEVDRTMYSTFCSAANSLSQLYTQAMNQQKLSFLSGERHGMEKLYQWILRQQEGGSRVTTVDILNYLQSELDCNGEDQSMSPRPPPQHQHSQPMHFANSGFHVSPGPVGVAAPGHGLRSDHDQQPKNNVFSNALSSPVRRSLQNYHIAQGGQFSNNVQPPNGTRHIETNSQHQNRDSNSYISADASMDMHSDSPGHDSTY, encoded by the exons ATGGGGAAGAAACGGAAGTCGCTAGCAACGAGCCTCGATGAGGTGGATCGAACCATGTATTCAACTTTCTGTAGCGCTGCCAACTCCCTTTCTCAGCTTTATACTCAAGCTATGAACCAACAGAAACTCTCTTTCCTTTCCGGTGAACGCCACGGAATG GAAAAACTGTACCAATGGATCTTGAGGCAACAAGAGGGTGGATCCAGAGTAACAACTGTTGACATACTGAACTACCTGCAG TCCGAATTGGATTGTAATGGAGAGGACCAGTCAATGTCGCCTAGGCCACCACCTCAGCATCAGCATTCCCAGCCGATGCATTTTGCAAACTCAGGCTTCCATGTCTCTCCAGGTCCAGTTGGCGTAGCAGCTCCAGGTCATGGCTTACGTTCTGATCATGATCAGCAACCAAAGAATAACGTTTTCTCAAATGCTCTTTCAAGTCCTGTTCGCCGGAGCTTACAGAATTATCACATTGCTCAAGGGGGTCAGTTTTCGAACAATGTTCAACCTCCCAATGGTACAAGACACATTGAAACAAACTCCCAACACCAAAATAGAGATTCTAATAGTTATATCTCTGCCGATGCATCCATGGATATGCATTCCGATAGTCCAGGTCATGACTCTACTTACTGA
- the LOC107819547 gene encoding uncharacterized protein LOC107819547 isoform X1 yields MGKKRKSLATSLDEVDRTMYSTFCSAANSLSQLYTQAMNQQKLSFLSGERHGMEKLYQWILRQQEGGSRVTTVDILNYLQSELDCNGEDQSMSPRPPPQHQHSQPMHFANSGFHVSPGPVGVAAPGHGLRSDHDQQPKNNVFSNALSSPVRRSLQNYHIAQGGQFSNNVQPPNGTRHIETNSQHQNRDSNSYISADASMDMHSDSPDVIGEKVDYEIGCLLIRREVSRHQYRCAHAHR; encoded by the exons ATGGGGAAGAAACGGAAGTCGCTAGCAACGAGCCTCGATGAGGTGGATCGAACCATGTATTCAACTTTCTGTAGCGCTGCCAACTCCCTTTCTCAGCTTTATACTCAAGCTATGAACCAACAGAAACTCTCTTTCCTTTCCGGTGAACGCCACGGAATG GAAAAACTGTACCAATGGATCTTGAGGCAACAAGAGGGTGGATCCAGAGTAACAACTGTTGACATACTGAACTACCTGCAG TCCGAATTGGATTGTAATGGAGAGGACCAGTCAATGTCGCCTAGGCCACCACCTCAGCATCAGCATTCCCAGCCGATGCATTTTGCAAACTCAGGCTTCCATGTCTCTCCAGGTCCAGTTGGCGTAGCAGCTCCAGGTCATGGCTTACGTTCTGATCATGATCAGCAACCAAAGAATAACGTTTTCTCAAATGCTCTTTCAAGTCCTGTTCGCCGGAGCTTACAGAATTATCACATTGCTCAAGGGGGTCAGTTTTCGAACAATGTTCAACCTCCCAATGGTACAAGACACATTGAAACAAACTCCCAACACCAAAATAGAGATTCTAATAGTTATATCTCTGCCGATGCATCCATGGATATGCATTCCGATAGTCCAG ATGTTATAGGAGAAAAAGTAGATTATGAGATTGGCTGCTTGCTGATAAGACGAGAAGTGTCCAGACATCAATATCGTTGTGCACATGCTCATCGATAG